Genomic DNA from Chitinispirillales bacterium ANBcel5:
ATAGACATCTTCCAAATTCTGTCCCCATGCATTTTCGAGCTCAACCCCGGTCATCTTTATGGCTGCATCATTAAGCAGCATTACCTTGCCCTCTTTGTTGGTCGCAATGACACCATCGTGAATAGAGCTTAAGGTCACCGAAAGTCGCTCCTGTTCTGCTTTGAGATGTCGTTCGGCTCTCTGTTTATCCTCTATTTCGCAAATGAGCATTTTGTTTGACTCGGTGAGTTCTGTGGTGCGTTCTTCAACTTTCTCTTCAAGCTCCTCCTGTGCTTTGAGAAGTGAGCGACGTACGATTTCGATTTCAGTGATATCACGGATTATAAATACTGTACCAACAATGTTGCCATCTTTAGCATAAATAGTGGACCAGGAGAGCAGAGCAGGAAATTTTTCCCCATCATTTCGCAACAGGTGTAATTTTTTATCAGAACATTTTTTATTAGGTATTTCAGAGACGGACGAATAATCGCTTAGAAAATCAAGAACACAGCCGCAGTGTTTGTTGATTAAATCTGATCTATCCCGTTTTAGCGTTTGAAGCAGCATGGGGTTAATAACTTCAATCTCAAGTTTTGAATTAACTACCAATATTCCTTCAGACATGGTTTCTACGATAGTGGATGCCGCTAGCCCTGTGCTTACATTAAAAAGGTCACGCCTGTTAACGGCAAATCCTATCACCAAAGCGATGAAGGCAAAGGATATATTCACTAATTCCGGAATTTTGACTGAAAATCCCAAAAACATAAATTCACTTAGTATCCCTGTAATGACGGGAAAAGATATTGCCCAGAAGATTAGTTTGGTATTTTTGTTTTCACAGGTATCCTGACAGTGTTTGTAAAACCGAAGCAGAAGAATAAGGCACACAGTGGCGACTGTAGCAGATATGTAGAATAAAAAGTTGTACCCTAACCGCTCTGGGTTACTGCTCCATCCCCAAAACTCTTTGGTTGGAATGGTGTTATAGGTGTTATAACTAAGCACCGATAAAAAGATAGTGGGCAGGTAGATGAAAGCAAAAAGGAAAAAACGGTTTTTTGAAAGTCTGCTACGGGTGAAAACTACTACGAAATGGAGAAGAAGAGCTAAAGAGAAGGGCCATAGGCTTTTTAATGATAACCACATCCGCGCTCGTTCGGCAGTTTCTGCCTGTCGTACTAAAAATTCCAAAAATGCCCAATACGAAAATGAGATGCAAAGCGCTGAAAATACCTTGTTTTGAGTACTCGAACTGTTCTTAAAAAATATAAAAACAGCTACGCTAACACAGATAAGTGCTGAAAAGAGTGAAAGGAGTGCATAAAATGTTAGCATAGTCGAAATTCTTCTGATAACCTCATTAAAGGATGATGGGTATAAATTAAATAAACTGTTTGTGATTGATACTTTTGCTCTAATGGTAACATTCATAAAGCAGGAAATCAATAAATTTTTATACCATAGTTGTAATAAAGGGAAAATGGGATAGTTAAGCTCTTTTATCCTTTCTGGCCCTGAGTTATATTTTTGGGAATACCCGGTTTTTTTGTGGGGGGAAATTGGATTATTAATTGACTGGGATTTCAATGGATCTTTCAAAAGTACTTATTATCATACCTACATATAATGAGCGCGAGAACATTGTGCTCATTATACCCGAAATAAAAAAAATCCTGCCGCAGGTACACATACTGGTGGTGGATGATTCTTCGCCGGACGGAACAGCACAATGTGTAGAGCAGATGGCACGAGGGATTGATGGTGTTCATCTTTTTGTGCGACCCACAAAGGATGGCCTGGGCAAAGCATATATAAGTGGTTTCAAATGGGCGCTTGAGCGGGAGTATGAGTTTATATTTGAAATGGATGCTGATTTTTCACACAGCCCCGAGTACTTGCCTGCATTTCTTGAAGCCGCCAGGGAAAATGATCTTGTTTTGGGATCCAGATATATTTGTGGGGTAAATGTCGTTAACTGGCCGATGTCCCGGCTTTTACTTAGCTATTTTGCTAATCGCTTTGCACGGTTCATTACCGGTATCCCCGTAAAGGACTGCACCGGTGGGTTTAAATGTTTCAGGCGCTCATTGTTACAGTCACTAAAACTCGACTCAATAGCTTCTTCAGGATACTCTTTTCAGATTGAGTTAAACTATTTTGCGTGGAAAGGTGGCTTTAGGCTTAAAGAGATACCTATCGTATTTTCCGATCGACAGAGAGGGGTATCTAAGATGTCTACGAAAATTATCCGGGAAGCACTCGTTCTAATCTGGAGGCTGAGAATATCCTCCTTTTTTAAAAAGAAAGCAGTAAATGGTAGAAGCTAATAATTCTCAAGTGTTATTATCTGTAGTTATAGTTAATTACAAGGTTCCCTATTGTTTGCGTGAAGCTCTGAACTCAGTTAAAGAAGCCAAATTATACAATAAATGTGAAATTATAGTAATAGATAATGCTTCAGAAGATAATTCAAAATCAATTATCACTTCTGAATTCCCTGAAGTCCAATGGATACAGCTAAAGAGTAACATCGGGTTTGGAAAAGCTTGTAATTTAGGGGCACGAAGAGCCAGAGGGAAATACCTGTTACTCCTTAACCCCGATACGGTAATTTCTGAAACCACACTTACTGCCTGTGTCGATTTTATGAATAATAATCCGGATGCAGGGATGCTTGGTCCCAAGATATTAAACCCTGATGGGACTATGCAGGCAAGCTGCCGGCGCTCTTTCCCCACTCCATCGGCTGCGCTCTTTTATTTTTCAGGGCTTAGCCGTTTTTTCCCTAAGAGTAAAAGGTTTGGAAAGTACAATCTGACCTATATGGATGAAAACAAAACGGCTGAAGTTGATGCTATATCCGGTTCATTTATGTTTATGCCTCTTTCTGTTTTCCAGGAGGTGGGAGGATTCGATGAGCGTTTTTTCATGTATGGAGAGGACATAGATCTATGTTGGCGAATCCGAAAAACGGGTAAAGCGGTATGGTATAATCCACAAATCCAGATTATTCACCTGAAGGGTAAAAGTTCCTCTAAACGGCAGTTAAGGTCTCGTATCGCATTTTACGAGGCTATGATTATCTTCAGCAGAAAATATAAAGCACATCGGGGAGGTTTTTTTCCCGGATGGCTGATATTTTTGGGGATTATTATACAGGCATCGATAAATATTGGCTCGATTCTGATACGTACAGCTCTGGCCGGACTTATCGATTTATTGATAATCAATGGCACCTTGTGGGCGGGGATTTCACTGCGCTTTCATCTTACAAACGAAACCACTCCCTACAATGATCAGTTACTTATAATGCTTGTAACGCATGTTCTAATAAGCGCTGTGTTTCTATTTATGTTTATCTATAATGGAGTCTATTCTCAGCGCCAATATTCCAGGCTAAATGCATTGCTCTCCGGTGTCCTTTCATCCACTGTGTCTATTGCTGCTGTTTTAAGTGTTAGGGTCGCGGCGTTTACCAGAATTGGCTACAGTCTCTCTTTGGCTGCAGTGACACTTTTGCTTCTGGGCTGGAGGGAAATGCTGCCCAAATTAACACATCTCAGGCCCTTTATTTTTGCTCCTTCAAAGGTTTTGATCGTTGGTAACTGTCCCCTTGTTTCAAAACTAATAAAGGAAATTGAAGATCAGAGGGCACACTCAATAAAAGGAATCGTTCGCTGCCCTGATGAGAATTCTCCAGTAGCAGTTGAAGGCTATCCGGTGTTAGGTGAAATTAGCGACCTTAAAAACATATTAACCAAAAACCAAATTGATATTCTCATTGTTGCCACAGAAAAACCCTGGTACTCAAACATAATAGAGGCTATGTCCCGGCTTGGCAAAAGGGCTCCGGAGGTACGGTGGGTTCCTCAGAAGTTTGTGGAGGAAAAATCAAAAGATCTTCCCGAAACGGTTCCACTTCACATCGTCTCTTGAAACGAACGCTTAGAGGTTTTAGACAATTGGTATATCAATTCTAATCAGGATTCAGTAGCGTATGACTATGAACATTGCCGAACAACTTATCAATGAATTTACCCTCAAACCCTTTCAGGTGCAGAATACTCTTGAGCTTTTTAATGAAGGCGCAACTGTACCATTTATTGCCCGTTACCGTAAGGAACGTACTGGTTCACTTGATGAAATACAGATACGTGATCTTCAACACCGGTACAACTATTATAAAGAACTGGATGAGCGCAGAGAAGTTATACTCGAAAGTATTAAAAGTCAGGAAAAGCTTACTCCAGAACTGGAAGCAAAAATACAAAAGACTCTGAGTAAAACAGAGCTTGAAGATCTCTATCTTCCCTATAAACCTAAACGAACCACACGCGCCACCAAAGCCAGGGATGCGGGGCTTGAACCACTTGCAGAGTGGATACTTGAACTTACTTGCCCTCACTGTGATGCCATGGTTAAGGCTGAGGAGTTCATAAATGAGGAAAAAGGAATTGATACTGCGCAAAAAGCGGTAAAGGGTGCCTGTGATATCCTGGCTGAAGTACTCTCCGATAATGCTGATGTACGAAAATGGATGCGTGAGCTGGCTGCTGATCAGGGTGTTATAATAAGTAAGGTAAAAAAGGAGTTTGAGGAGCAAAAGACCAAGTTTGAAATGTATTACGATTTTAAGGAGAAAGTAAGCTCTCTTCCTTCACACAGAATACTTGCTATGCTACGGGGAGAACGGGAAAAGGTTTTACGTTTGTCCCTTGAAATACCACAGGAAACCGCCGTTCAATACCTTAACAGTAAACTCATTGAAAACCCCGAAAGCGCAACGGTTGATTTGCTTCAGAAAGTGGTACTCGATAGCTACGACCGACTTCTTCTCCCTGCTACAGAAACTGAAATACGAAAAGAGATCAGGGATAGGGCAGAAGCAGAAGCGTTTAAAGTGTTTGGTGATAATCTTGAAGCACTGCTTTTATCGCCACCGGCCGGAAGAAAACCGGTAATAGGTATCGATCCCGGGTTTAGAACAGGGTGTAAAGTGGCGGTTGTAGATGATACGGGCAAGTTTATCGAAAATCATACAATCTATCCCAATGAACCTCAAAAGGAAACTGAAAAATCAGCAGCAGTTATTGCCAAACTTATTCAGACGTATAATATAGAGCTTATAGCCATTGGTAACGGTACAGCAAGCAGAGAAACTGATCAGTTTGTTCGGTCGGTGATTAAAGATATGCCAACCAAACCTGCCAGTGTGATAGTAAACGAAGCTGGAGCAAGTGTGTACAGCGCCTCAGATGTGGCCATAAAGGAGTTCCCGGAACTCGATCTTACTGTCAGAGGAGCGATTTCCATCGCACGCCGGCTTCAGGACCCTCTTTCGGAGCTGGTCAAAATCGACCCTAAATCAATAGGAGTTGGGCAGTACCAACACGATGTAAATCAGAGTAAGCTTAAAGAGTCTCTTGATGAGGTTGTTGAGAGTTGTGTGAACAGGGTAGGAGTAGATGTAAACCTTGCTTCCGATGAACTGTTGAAATACGTTTCCGGTCTCAACAGACTGATCGCATCCAACATCGTAAAATACCGAAATGAAAAGGGCGCCTTTTCTTCACGAAAAGAACTCCTCAAGGTTCCGGGGCTGGGTGAAAAGAAGTTTCAACTTTCTGCAGGGTTTTTAAGAATCGCCGGTTCCAAAAATCCACTCGATAATTCTGCTGTGCATCCAGAGCGCTATGAACTGGTGAAACAGATGGCATCTCAACTTAATACAACCATCAATGAGCTCATTGGAAACAGCACTCTTCTAAAATCAATAAACAAAAAAGAGTTCGTTACCGAAGAAGTAGGATTACCTACCATCGATGATATTCTTTCTGAGCTGGAAAAGCCGGGTCGTGATCCTCGTCAGGAGTTTCAGTATGCACGCTTTAAGGATGAAGTGAATGAAATTAAGGATCTTGAGGAAGGGATGCTTCTTGAAGGGACGGTAACAAATGTGACTAACTTCGGGGCATTTGTGGATATTGGAGTGCATCAGGATGGACTTGTGCATATATCAGAGATGTCGAATTCTTTCGTTTCTGATCCCAAAGATGTAGTGAAGGTGGGTCAGGTGGTTAAAGTACGCGTTGCAAAGGTGGATGCAGAACTTAAAAGGATATCCCTGTCAATGAAACTGGATGGAGATACCAGGGCAGCACCGGCCAGAAATGAGAGAAAAGATGGCCCACAAAAGAAGGCGCAGCCCTCTGCCAAATCGCTTGCACAACGCTTTGGCAAAGAAAAAAAAGGGGACAAACAGCAGCTCAGGACAGTTAAGCCTAAAATCAATATAAAAAGATTGTTGCCTTAATGAATAAGAGCTTCGCAGAATTAAAGTAGGCGCGAAGCTCTGCTCCGTTTTCTTGTTACCAGGATTTTTGAACTTATAACGGATTTTCACACGGGAACACCGCGTTCTTCCCTTTTCTTGCTCAACGCTCAAAACTATTAAAACCCAAACTTCCCACTCTACCACCTAAGCAAGCCCTGAACAGGGAGATTTCCATTAGAAGCCCAGGGCAATGGCCCTGGAAAAACATCACGGTAGACCAAAGAGCCCTGAATGGGCGACCTCTATTATCGAAACTCCAGGCATTCTTTCACCCCTCCCCTAAAAAACGCTGCAAATGGCTAAGCGCTAAGCCATGAGAAACATACCCCAAACAGTGAGAAACATACCCCAAACAGTGAGAAACATACCCCAAACAGTGAGAAACATACCCCAAACAGTGAGAAACATGCCCCAAACAGTGAGAAACATGCCCCAAACAGTGAGAAACATGCCCCAAACAGTGAGAAACATGCCCCAAACAGTGAGAAACATGCCCCAAACAGTGAGAAACATGCCTCAAACAGTGAGAAACATACCTCAAACAGTGAGAAACATACCTCATTTAACTCGATTTTGAGCATGTTTCTCACTGAAAGTGGTAGGTTTCTCACTGTACATACCATGTTTCTCAAAGATACAGGCATGTTTCTCAAAGTTTATGCCGTGTTTCTCAGTGCACAGGGGGTGTTTCTCACTGTTACTGTAGTGTTTCTCACAAAATGACCCATGTTTCTCAAATTTTGGACTGTCCAGCCCTCTCTGACTATATTAATGAGACAAAGTCATGTATTAAATTAGAGGTAGCATTATTTAACAGTACTGGGGTACGATTTGACCGAGAACTGCGAAAACGAAGAAGAGTTATGATTGAGGAAGGTCCAGTTCTAAATAAGCAAGTCTTTCATTTGGGTCACTGCGTTTACATTCTCTCTGTCACAGTACTCCTTTATTCCATCGAGAACATTTTGCGGTGCCTGCGGGTCGATAAAATTTGCGGTACCAATCTGTATTGCAGAAGCTCCGGCAAGCAGATACTGAATCGCATCATCGCTATTCATTATACCACCCATACCGATAACCGGGATCGTTACAGCGTTGCTTACCTTATAGGTCATGGCTACTCCCACGGGTCTGATTGCCGGACCTGAGAGACCACCGGTTTTCATCTGAAGAACAGGTTTTTTTGTGGCAGTGTTGATAACCATTCCCAAAAGTGTATTAATACAGGAGAGAGCATCTGCTCCGGCATTCTCTGCAGCCCGAGCAATCACGGTAATATCGGTAACATTGGGAGTAAGCTTTATAATTATTGGCTTTGATGTACGTTTACGCAGCTGCGAAGTAAGACGCTCAATTTGTACCGGATCGGTGCCAAACGCAAGTCCGCCGTGTTTTACATTGGGACATGATACATTTATTTCATAACCCCAAATTCCATCAACAGCTTCGAGTCGCTCAAGGACGGTGGTGTATTCCTGCTCTGTTGAGCCTGCCACATTGACCACAATCGCACAGGGTAACCGTCTTAAAAAAGGCATCTTTTCTGAGATGAATCTATCTACCCCAACATTGGCCAGCCCGATAGAGTTGATTAATCCTGATGGGGTTTCAATAATTCTTGGTATCTCATTTCCTTCTCTGGGGGCAAGTGTGACTGCTTTAGTATAAATAGCGCCCACCCAGTTAAGGTCCAGAAGCTCTTCATATTCACTACCATAGCCAAATGTGCCTGAGGCAACTCCTACCGGGTTGGGGAGTATTTTATCACCTATTTGTATCGAAAGATCTGTAGTTATTCCCATAGTATGTCTCTGCTGTTAAAAACCGGTCCCTCTTTACACGCTCTTTGATAACCTGTTGTTGTCTTGACCACACACCCCATGCACGCCCCCACTCCACAAGCCATTACCTGTTCAACTGACACAAAGCATTGTGCTTTTTTCGTATCTGCAAGGTCGTTTAGCGCTTTAAGCATTGGGTGTGGTCCGCAGCAATAGATTGTGCTTTTTGAATCGACACTACCTTTTTCTTCCAGGTAATCGATCACTGTTCCTTTGAATCCCGCAGTTCCATCATCGGTACATACTACAGGTTGGAGCCTTTTGAAGCTTTGAGCATCCGGAACGGAGTGCGTATTTCTGCATCCAAACACAAACTCTACTGATTGGTTTTTTTGCAATAGATCAGAAACCATAAACATCACAGGCCCAAGTCCAATACCTCCGGCTACCAAAACGGCTTTTTGAGGAGGTAGTTTTGGGAAGGGATTGCCCAGGGGACCAATCAGATCAAGCGTTTCACCTTTTTCCTTAGAACAAAGAAGTTCTGTAGCGCGTCCGCGTTTCTGATAAATAATTGAGGCGCTCATTGTTTCTCCATTAAAAGCGGAGAAAGCAAAGGGGCGTCTTAGAAGCGGAACAGTGTCATGTGAAACCCTGATTGTTAAAAACTGGCCAGGTACAGGAATGCCGGCTTCATGGTCCCAGCTAAATTCCAATTCGTAGAAATCGGAAGTGATTTTTTGGTTTCTTATAACTTTTGAATTGATTTGTTTCATAGTTTGTTTTGGCTACTAATTTTTATGGTCGCTTAGAATATACTCTTTTGTGACTGGTATAAAGTTGTGTAATTGAATCTGTGACCTCTTCTGTTTGAAATCAATACTATAGAGATTGATCAGTGATTATTTTGAACCACTCAGGACGGTTATAAATATACATTTTTTCACCTTTATATTTTGGCATAATTTACCTTATTATACTTTGCCAAATACTTTCAACGAGTATAGTCCTTATTTACACAACCTGTGCTTATTCGCTTAAACAGAGGTGAAAGGCAGATGTTTCCACATATGTTTTTTAAAATAGGACTTCTGATAATTTTCCAATCGTTTCTAATGGTTAGTAAATCTTATGGTCATGTAATCCTAAATGAAATTATGAGCTCTAACTCATTTACTCTTTCAGATAGTGATGGAGATTATGAAGATTGGATTGAGATTTTAAATACTGGTCATACTACTATAAACTTAGCGGGTTTTGGCTTATCAGATTCTTATAGTGAACCGTTTAAGTGGGTTTTTCCTGCAATAGAGCTTGAGCCCAATCAGATTATTGTTCTATGGGCTTCGGGTAAAGACCGGCGAAATCCTCAAGGTCAGTTGCATACTAATTTCAGGATTGCCCGAAGCGGGGAAGAAGTAATTCTTACCGAACCGGCAGGAGAGCGAATTGATGAGCTTAAACCGGTGGAAATTCCTACTGATTGGTCTGTGGGACGTATCGAGGGTGATACTGAGAGGTGGTTTTTTTTCAAACAACCTACTCCGGGAAAACCAAACACCACAGAGGCGTATCAGGAGATTTTGGAATCACCACGGTTTTCACATACTCCGGGATTTTATGCGAGTGATTTTTTCCTGGAGCTGTCGCATCCAGACCCACAGGTCTCTATCCATTATACTCTCGATGGCTCGGTTCCCACTACAGAGTCGTCTGTGTATTCTGAGCCAATACACATACGTGACCGCAGTGAAGAGGAAAATGGAATTTCAATGATTCCTACCAATGATGTGAAAGTGGATCACTTTCAATGGACTCCACCTTTAGAAAACGTGGCAAAGGGCACTGTTATTCGTGCTAAAGCATTTAAACCAGGGTATTTATCAGATCAACCCGTTTCCGCTACCTACTTTGTGTTCCCTGAAGGAGCAAGTCGATATTCGCTTCCTGTGATATCGGTTATTACTGAACAGGAGAATTTTTTCTGTGATTCTATAGGAATCTATGTGCCTGGAAACAGCTATGTTCCAGGCGATTCATCTGTGCACAATCCTACCGGCAATTACACTTTGAGAGGGAGGGAATGGGAGCGGGAAGGAAGCATAGAATATTTTGACCCATCTACGGGTTTGGCATTGTCACAAAATGTGGGGTACCGTATTCATGGTGGTTATTCGAGGCGGTTTCAGAGTAAGAGTTTAAGAGTGTATGCAAGAAATGATTACGGTACAAATACACTCAACTATCCATTCTTCTCCGAATCACCACATGATCATTTCCGAAGGCTTATACTGAGATCCGGAGGCAACGATCAGCAACTTGGGATGATGCGGGATGCGGTAGCTCAGCTTGTCGTTAGAGATCTTAACTTTGTTACTCAAGGGTACAGGCCAACAGTAGTGTTTATCAATGGAGAGTACTGGGGGATAAAAAATATACGGGAACGGTATGACAGGCATTATCTTGAGCGTGTATATGGAGTTGACCCCGAGAATATTGATCTGCTCACACATTCCCACTACGCAAAAGAGGGTTCTGATGAACATTACTTACAAGTATACAATTTCATAAACCACAACAACATGGCTGAAAGCGACAATTATTCTAAGGTTAGGGAAAATATTGATGTGGACAATTTTATCGATTATTATGCCGCTCAGATAATTACCGGTAACCGGGACTGGCCAGATAATAATATTGACTTTTGGCGTCTGAGAGTTCCCTATCGGACAAATGCGCCAAAAGGGCATGATGGCAGGTATCGTTGGATGGCTTATGATTTAGATTACGGGTATGGGCTCTACACTGAACCAAGCACGGATGTAATCTATTGGATGATGCATCATAAACCAGAGTGGTCCAGAAGAATGTTTGTAAACTTAATTGAAAATGAAAATTTCAGGACTGATTTCATAAACAGAAATGCTGATTTGCTTAACACTACTTTCAAACCGCACAGAGTAACCGGTATTATAGATAGTGTTTCTGGTTTAATTGAACCCGAGATAGAAGAGCATATCCGGCGCTGGAATCAACCACAGGATTTAAATTCATGGTTCAATGAGATTGAAACGATGCGTGAATTCGCACGCAGACGCTATCACTATGTTCGACAACACTTAATGCGGTTTTTTGGACTGTCTGAAACCTCACAGGTTACAGTCTCTACCGATTTAGATAAGGGAAAAGTACGAATCAATACATTGCTCATAGATGAGCAGACACCGGGTCTTGAAGGCGCTCCCTATCCATGGAACGGTGTTTATTTTAAAGATAATCCGATTCGTTTAGAGCCTGTAAACAAAGAAGGATTTGTATTTAGCCACTGGCTTATAAACGGGCAAAGAGAGCAGGCTCCGGTTTTGAGTATAAATCCAAAGGCCGACATATCGGTGGAGGCTGTATTTACAACGAAAGAGAAAATAGCCAGAGGAAATGAATCACTCATACATTTTTTTCATTTCAATTCTATAAACGATCAAATCGATTCTGTTGGGGAACTAACTACTGTACTATCAGATTACAGCATAAATACTAACGCGCTAATATCGTATGAGGGTAGTGGTGAAGGCTATATGGATCTGGTGGAGGGAACTAAAGAAAACATACAATTGGATATAGGTGCCGGGCATGCACTCAGGGTAAGAAATCCTTCCTATAACCGAGCCCTTGTTTTTTGTATCCCCACAGAGGGCTTTGAGCATATAAACTTCAGCTATGCAGTAACCCGAACTACAAATGGCCCTACACAACAGTCCCTTTATTATTCCACGGCAAAAGGGGCACCTGAATGGGTACCCTATAAATCAGGTATAGAGATAAATGAAGAATATGAAACCAAATATTTTGACTTTAGTTCGATAGCTTCAATAAATGATAATCCTCACTTCAAAGTAAAGCTGCTGTTTAATGATCAATCGATGGGTAGCTCGGGAAACAATCGTTTCGACAATGTAGCAGTTAAGGGACGGCGTAGAAGAGAAGAGTTACTACACTATTATAACTTTAACACTCTTTCAGAAAACCTTGATCCAAACGGAAGAGTTCGTGTGGTTTCTTCAGATTTCAGTCTGAATGGAGAATCATCAATTACCTATGCAGGTGAAGGTATTGGATATATGGATGAAGTTGAGGGTACATATGTTAATAGTCGAAGAAATGATAGTTCCGGAAGCGCCCTGCGGGTGAGAAATCCATCAGCTGGTCGATCACTGGTGTTTAATATGCCAACAACCGGATACGACGACATTCTTTTTAGTTATGCTGTACGAAGAACCACCAATGGTGCAACAAAGCAATCTCTTTACTACTCTACTCAAAAGGATACTTCTTCATGGATACTGTTTGAGTCTAATATCGAGATATCTGAAGAGTTTACCGTGAATAGTTTTGATTTTAGTTCAGTAGAAGGAGTTAGTGATAATCCTTATTTCCGGTTAAAGATTACCTTTGATGAACAATCTATGGGTTCATCAGGAAATAATCGATTTGACAATATCACACTTGAAGGGGTCTCGGTAAGTGAGCCTGTTTTGCCAGACGAACCAACTGGTCTTACATTGTATCAAAACTACCCCAACCCATTTTCCAATTCAACCACAATTCGATTTTTTCTGCCGGAGCCTTCAACTGCTCGTCTTATAATATATGATCTTAGAGGCAGAGTTGTTGCAAGATTACTAAACGAATCACTTGACGAGGGCACTCATGAGGTCGTTTGGAATAGTAGAAATAGTGCTTCAGGAGTTTACATATATCGACTTGTCTATAATGGTAAATCGGCTGTAAAAAAGATGATCCTGAGCAGATAGAAGTACCATATTGGGGCCGGTGATCCAAACAGATTTCATGGTTTATATTGCTTGTATAACCGCTTTTTCCTGTTTTGTAGTTATCTCTTTTTGCTCTGAGTGAGCTTATCACTTAAGCGGTAACAATTGTCCGTGTTTTTGATCCCGCTCTTATAAACAGGCAAAAAAAAGTACACCGGCAAGGTAAAACAAGATTTAGATCTTTTCTTTAATTATTTTTACTATCTCTGTTTAATAAGGGTACAACTACAAGGATTGGAACTATGAAAACTCCCGCACAATATCTAGCTTTAGCTTTGGATAACATCTCGGGTTTCGAAGAGCTTAGAGCTCTTATTGCTGAAACTTCAAAGCATGTAGGTGTTTATAAACTTGGCCTTGAACAGTTTACCAGGTTTGGACCAGGTGTTTTGGATTTGGTCAGAGAAGCTGATCGAAAAATATTTCTCGATCTGAAGTTCCATGATATACCAAATACGGTAGCTAAGGCTGTTGCATCGGCTTGTGATCTTAAAATTGATTATCTTACCATTCACACACAGGGTGGGATTGAGATGATGAGAGCAGCGATGGATGTTGCAAAACAAGCAGACCACAGGCCGAAAATTCTTGGGGTTACTCTTTTAACGAGTATTAATCAGAACGCACTCAATAATGATCTTGGTGTAGCTTCTACTACAGAAAAATATGTCCTTCATCTTGCCTCAAATGCAGTAAACTCCGGTCTGGATGGCCTGGTCTGCTCTGCAAATGACCTGGAGACCATTAAACCGGTTTTGAAAGAAGGATTTGAAGTTGTTACCCCCGGAATACGACCAACAGGTGCAGCAAAAGATGATCAGAAAAGAGTTGCTACCCCAGCCTGGGCTATAAAAAATGGTTC
This window encodes:
- the pyrF gene encoding orotidine-5'-phosphate decarboxylase → MKTPAQYLALALDNISGFEELRALIAETSKHVGVYKLGLEQFTRFGPGVLDLVREADRKIFLDLKFHDIPNTVAKAVASACDLKIDYLTIHTQGGIEMMRAAMDVAKQADHRPKILGVTLLTSINQNALNNDLGVASTTEKYVLHLASNAVNSGLDGLVCSANDLETIKPVLKEGFEVVTPGIRPTGAAKDDQKRVATPAWAIKNGSTLLVVGRPITGAENRADAAAKINLEIGEALK
- a CDS encoding CotH kinase family protein is translated as MFFKIGLLIIFQSFLMVSKSYGHVILNEIMSSNSFTLSDSDGDYEDWIEILNTGHTTINLAGFGLSDSYSEPFKWVFPAIELEPNQIIVLWASGKDRRNPQGQLHTNFRIARSGEEVILTEPAGERIDELKPVEIPTDWSVGRIEGDTERWFFFKQPTPGKPNTTEAYQEILESPRFSHTPGFYASDFFLELSHPDPQVSIHYTLDGSVPTTESSVYSEPIHIRDRSEEENGISMIPTNDVKVDHFQWTPPLENVAKGTVIRAKAFKPGYLSDQPVSATYFVFPEGASRYSLPVISVITEQENFFCDSIGIYVPGNSYVPGDSSVHNPTGNYTLRGREWEREGSIEYFDPSTGLALSQNVGYRIHGGYSRRFQSKSLRVYARNDYGTNTLNYPFFSESPHDHFRRLILRSGGNDQQLGMMRDAVAQLVVRDLNFVTQGYRPTVVFINGEYWGIKNIRERYDRHYLERVYGVDPENIDLLTHSHYAKEGSDEHYLQVYNFINHNNMAESDNYSKVRENIDVDNFIDYYAAQIITGNRDWPDNNIDFWRLRVPYRTNAPKGHDGRYRWMAYDLDYGYGLYTEPSTDVIYWMMHHKPEWSRRMFVNLIENENFRTDFINRNADLLNTTFKPHRVTGIIDSVSGLIEPEIEEHIRRWNQPQDLNSWFNEIETMREFARRRYHYVRQHLMRFFGLSETSQVTVSTDLDKGKVRINTLLIDEQTPGLEGAPYPWNGVYFKDNPIRLEPVNKEGFVFSHWLINGQREQAPVLSINPKADISVEAVFTTKEKIARGNESLIHFFHFNSINDQIDSVGELTTVLSDYSINTNALISYEGSGEGYMDLVEGTKENIQLDIGAGHALRVRNPSYNRALVFCIPTEGFEHINFSYAVTRTTNGPTQQSLYYSTAKGAPEWVPYKSGIEINEEYETKYFDFSSIASINDNPHFKVKLLFNDQSMGSSGNNRFDNVAVKGRRRREELLHYYNFNTLSENLDPNGRVRVVSSDFSLNGESSITYAGEGIGYMDEVEGTYVNSRRNDSSGSALRVRNPSAGRSLVFNMPTTGYDDILFSYAVRRTTNGATKQSLYYSTQKDTSSWILFESNIEISEEFTVNSFDFSSVEGVSDNPYFRLKITFDEQSMGSSGNNRFDNITLEGVSVSEPVLPDEPTGLTLYQNYPNPFSNSTTIRFFLPEPSTARLIIYDLRGRVVARLLNESLDEGTHEVVWNSRNSASGVYIYRLVYNGKSAVKKMILSR